The DNA sequence ttcgaaggtaatttagacgggccagcataccttcagtttttaagtgggtaactcgtacctactttagttaatttattccccagtacaattaatcttggaggttttgataaaagtttatggtttaaacaggatggtgcgcctccgcattatgctttagatgttcgaaggtacctaaacgacaTTGGGTACcaaacaggtggattggaagacgtggacatatggaatggccagcgaggtcgccagacctcaatcctttggattatatTATGAGGGACCTTAAAGGATGTTGTTTATAacacgaaacctgcaaatatttgagacttaaaaacaagaattcgtaaagaaataaacaatatttctcaagaaagcataaacaaggttctacaagaatttgtacaacgtttgggttactgtcaaatacaacaagggctacaattcgaatatttaagattaagtcatgtattaattactggattactttcaagttatttattataatttatttataatttgttaatattataaatcaataaaaattaattttctaatcgcatatctttcaaattatatccgttagacccccagtattatacttttttggaatcagctcatttttatcaaaaatggcGCGATAAACGCGATGTGGCTAAGTACTAAGCACACGGCTGAGATGGTTCCAGTGAAGAAAAGAGGACAAGACATTTTGAAGCCAAAAATAGTTCTAGATTATAATAAATGTAATGCATTTATTGATCTATTCGATCAAGTGAACGCCTATAATACATACTTCCTTAAGGCGAAGCTTAAAATGGTACAGAAAGCGGGAACGTGTCTTGTAAATGCTTATATTTTTCATCAAGAAATAGCCAATGTCGATATGTCAATTACTAAATTTAGAGAGGAAGTTGTAAAAGGACTATTGCGAGAAGGTGAAGATTTTACGCCAAATAATGAAGAGTCCGAGGAAGCCTCACATATACTAGAAGATGTTGGCCGAGCTAATAGAAGACGTTGCGTTATTTGTTATGCGAAGATCTCTGAACAATCGGGTTCCAAGGAGGCCTCAAGAAAAACCCCACAAAGTTCACTGAAGTGCTCTAATTGTAAAAACATTACTGTATATCTTGTTTTTTTTGTAGCGCATAACGCAACGAAAATATAAAATACCAAAGCCCTTGTTccctttattttaagttttcatGTAGAGTAAAGTTTTACTTTTATGTACATGTACTTCtttgtaagtaaataaataaatttaaattatagaaatctttaaaaattacgatttttatttaaaacaaaaaaaaagtcatATTGCTGTAGGGTGCCACAACGGTCTCGTATATAAAGGCCAAATATAGCAACTGGACCGTCAGGTCATACGTTTCAAGATCCCATTGATTTAAATGGGAGAGACAAGCAACGAGACCAACGCTGCTTCATATAACGAAATGTTTCGACGCTGCATATGAGTCCACATTGGTATCACACAGCAATTACGTCACAGAAATGGACAAGACCACGTTGGTCTCATTGGCACTCAACGTGTTAAATTGTTTCTCTGGACAAAACGAACAAATTTTATAAAACCGGACCTGATTGTTTCCTGTTTAAATCAGGTCTGGTTTGTTTGTAAGTtgttaaattaaatgtttaaaaaaatttaattttttcaaaagaagttacatttttttacatttatggTTCATTTTGCTAAACTTTTAACTCtagtcaaatttaattttttttttattaaaaattaagtaatcgtgTAAGAAAATATGGCATTCTTattgtctaatttataaaattcttattaGTGTTTACAAAAACCGTATACATGGTGAAATTTTTTCATGAACAAAACGAACTAATTATTTAAAGCCGGAACTGACTTTTTTCTAGTTTGAATAAATCAGTTGATTATGTGGTGGTAGTGTACCTACACCTTAGTGGTAGTACACACATCGAACTTACCATACAAAAGTTATGACGAATAGAAACTTCAGTAAAAATTCACAACTCGCCctgtataaaattaaacaatgGGAACAGACACTTTTTAATGGTCATATAACAACAAAGTCTATATTACATTGATGACTACCAACGTCTGGAACGTATAGATATATCAACTTCgtaatttaaaagatatatttcagaaaaattttctttctgtACAGTTTTCTTTTATATCTTGTCGGACCTTGTTTGATTTCTAGAAGAAAGTAGAGATGacactgtatataattttgttctgAACCTATCTTCTTGTGGCATCTTacaatacaatttactatttttacaatagagtaaaaatattagatttattttttttaaatactgacAAGCACAGAAACTAAAGTATTTTCATAACAAGTAATGTATAATATCTTACAAAACagtatttttcttttcttataCAGAGATGAACATTTGCTATCATCGTGTATGAGCCAATGATGAAAACTTGTGGCTCTTCGGAGTTTATGGTCCCGCCTTGTAGACGTTTTCATGCTTTTCAACAGAACTTCTGAAACATAATGCTTTTAAATGTAGACAATCTAGAATCCTTTTCTTCTCAACCTCTAAATCAGCAGCCTTTTTTTATACCCTAGATAAGCGTTGGCACATGATAAATCAATTATATGGGCAAACATATAACCTTAGTCGTTTTAGTGTCCCACCGTGTGCATTCATCTTTTTTGCCAATGCCCATATGGTTGGGTGCCATTGTAACGGGTTTGTTGTCAATCATTTTGTCATAATGACCTCTCCATCACCACTAATTAATTCTTGACATGATCCTCTACCTTTCTTCTTCATTTCGCTATCTGACAAAAATGGTGGCTTCTGGAACCTATCGACTCTAGCTGTACCAGAAATGTAAATGTGAATTTCTCTATCAGCAATAATAGGAATTTGTAGTTTGGGTTCCCAGTAGCACCTAATTCTAGGATAATACAAGTTCCCCATCAAAATATTAAATGCCAACAAATGTTTTCATTTCCTtagctgaagtgaaaaaaaaaaactattgtctTTTGTGGCAGGACACAAATTAGTATATGTTGCTATTTCTTCATAAAGATCATCGATAAAATATTGATGAAAAAACGATAAGGACTTTCAAGTTCAAAGACGTTAGAAGTGTTTTCCTCGTGCCAATGCATATCTGGAGTAATGTCACATTCTTTCTCCActtgatattttctttttttgttggaTCGTTATTTTAAAGTCATTTGGAGTTATGTCATATTCTTTCTCCACttgatatttcctttttttgttgGATCGTTATTTTAAAGTCATTTATTCTCTTCattttactttgttttgaaaCTCTAGGCTGCGCTCcttcttcaacttcttcttcATTAACAACCTCTATTGCTTCAGATGCTTCAGGTTCCTGCTCTTCAACATAATCTTGCAAATTCCAGTTCTGGAAGCTGCTCCTCAACATGATTACGTTCATTTGCTTGTTCTTCCCAACCACTATCTTTGGCTTCGTCACTCATATAATCAATATCAGATAGTCCTTCGATTAACCGCAAGAGCTCCTTATCGGTTAAGGGCCGTCTTGAACACATTTTTCTAGTCctattctaaaatatttaaatttttacactATGCACCAAAAAAATAGAAGCTAATTTacctaaaaattaatttttccgtTGATTCCCAACGTCCACAAACGAGTAAACGCTTTTCAGAAAATCCGTGGTAACTAATTTTAAGCAAAACCGCTATTAATAATAGTGTTTCAACAAATTCTACTATGTATCAATACCATGCGACACCTTCAATACCAATTATTCACATTTATAACGAAAGGACAATGGGAGGGACAATGTGTTACAAGGGTAAAAACACATGGTGAAGACACGGTGAACGAAAGGgttaatataagtttattttgacgtttcgatttccacttcgctaacttattttaaattaaaattgtggcttattccgagTAATAATAGTAAACTGTAGATATTATACCTGGACTGACGTAACAATAGATATagcgatttttaaaaaaatctaaaagagaAAGCCCTAACGTATTACTTATATAAGCAGTGAAATCAGTatcaaaagattatttatgagaAGAAGTTTGGGTTTTTTTTCTGTAAGTTGCATATGCTGCATTTTGAACTAATATGTGAAACAATGCCAAAAAATCAAAAAGGAACACAAAAATTAACACACACTGCAATTGAAGTATTTAGAATTAATGATGTAAATGGAagtaaaaacattaaataatttaaactaCCTATAAGCCTGAAACTAATGTATCATTACAAAATATTGTCCGTAATtcattgaaaatttaaaataacagtTTATACATGAAAGATTCTAATATGAAGATTATGTAAAAAAACCTTATATAGCAAAACCAGTAACACAGAATCCTATGTACCTATGTCGAAAATTTAGATGATCCCCTATATGTAAGATAAAAACATAAACTGGACAAAGCGGAATGCTATCTATACCTGAAAATTGGTTCATGACACGCGAGTCCGTTTTTCACAGGTTTCActgtactttaaaatattaatgaCGGGTAAATCACTGTATAGCGTAAAGAAGAAACTTGAAACCAAATGAAATCATTAAGTTTCAAAAATCTTTTCAAAAGATTAAAGAATCTATGGCTTTCTTAAGTAATAAATTTGATTCTCTCATGTTGGAAAACAAAAGTGCACTACAAGAACTGCTAGATATGAAGAAAGAAAATATACAACTAAAAACCAAAGTCATGCAGCTATTTATAGAAAAGAATATgcgaattaaaaattaaaaaatattcctACAGCCTGGAGATTTATGGaactcaaattaaaaataaagatccTAAAGAAGTTCTGATGGCTCTAATGTTCTAAATGGAAATAGATGAGTGGCTTAAGTATCACAAACTCTCACTTAATATCAATAACTGCAGTTATATGATAATTTGAGATGTAAATGCACATAGGGAGATGCAGTTGAACTTTGgaaaattcaaatttaataaaaaggaGATGATAAAATATCTTGGATTGTACATAGATAAACAACTTACTTGGAAGCAACACATATTACACATGTATCATAAAATAGCTTCAGCAGTGGGCATGCCAAAAAGAATTGCTAAATTTATGTCTCTTTCATTGTAAAATGGTGTATTATCTATCCTCTAATAAGCTTACATATGTATTTAACCATCATATGGGATAATACCAATCACAAACAGCttcatcctctcatggtattacAAGACAGGgctattaaatatgtttttcAACTGCCACACCTGCATGTGACAGAAGATCTCTACAATCGAAGAATACTCAATATTGAATCAATGTATACTATGCAAGCTTGTGTATTAATTCATAAATTAAACTTTCTCAAGTACTTACAAATATTGCCTTAATACTGACCAAAGATGTACATGACTATCATACTAAGCAAAGGGGTACTTTTCATACAGGAAGAATGCAAAATCTGGTGCGCAAAGAAGCACATACTCAAATATGCCTGATCTTGTATAATAAGTTGCCCAGTAATATGAAGGAAAGTCAAATAGGAagatttaaatttgaattaaaacaaTTACTTTTTGATAACTACTTCAAGACCAATCAGAGTTGAATCATTTCAGTTCCTTATTGTATCTTTTGAATTAATGAAAAAAACCTTTCTGTATTAACATAGATTACTTAATCAAATGTTTTAACTAAAAATATCTTCTTTAAACTTTGTAAAACCATTGTTAATGTAGTACTTATAAAACCAACATAGCTCGGGCTCTTGGTTTATTAATGTGTCATGAGTTAAACTTGTATATTGTACAactataactataatttatataatataaatactcTAAAGGGGGTTTcccgttaaataaataaaataaaaatgaataaactgaaaaaaaaactatctacaaaataaaaaaaacttacggAGGTGATATGATATTTCCTTCTTTTAAGCTGGTATTTGGCTGTTTCTGGATTATCAGTTCTTGTCCCTCAAAAGTATTGAGGTACTGTATTTGCTGAGGTGAAGGTACAGGCATAAGATTTGGTTCTTTAACAACACCTGTTGTTGGTGTTGTTGCACACGAGGTCGTTGAAGTACTAATATGTTGCTTTTGTTGTGCCATAGATTGTAAAGTTCTGCCAAACATTCCATCAGCTGAAAAAAAAAGACATTACAAAACatagttttattaatatttctatAATTATAGAAAGTGAACATAGAAGAAAacttatttttacaaatataagTTTTGGACCACCAAAAATTATGCTCATTTTGATAGCTGATTTTTTCGTGCATGGATTAACGGATTccactattttttttaaattattttagattttttcgtTGGTATTTACACTGCTAGGCAAAGGTTTATTCAAACTTCTCTTTTAGGCTCATACCGGGTGGAAGAAAAAAATGATTTTCTTATGTTATGTTTGAAATACCCTGTAGGGAGAACAAGGTACAAGGGTGAGTTTACATCAAAATCATGATCTCATGACTTTGTAGTCTCATATTTTGTGAACATTTTGAATTTTTCGTTTCCCtgatatctttaaaaataaagaaaacagacggttttattaaaaacaatactAAATTACCAACCAAAAATAACAATatgcaaaaaactttaaaaactgaaagaaacataatgtaaactaatATCTCGAGATTCCCCTCTACTTCAAATAAGAGTTCTGATCGACACCTATACCTGGGAGAAAGAGAAAATACATAATAGAAAATAGTAAAATCTAAAGACGGGAACCAACGCAACATGGAATACCGTTTTTACCCTCTTTTACTCTCTTACCCACTTTTACTTATAAAAGGAAAATGTATCTCCAGGCGGTACAGTCAACCCTCCTAAATGCGTACCAGACTACATCGACGCTAGCCCGCGAAATAACTTAAGATCTTATATAACAATGATAACAGCCACCTAACACAGGTAAAAGCCGAGATAAGAGAACAAATGCTAAATGAATGGCAACAAGAATGGGAGGCATAGACAGAAAAAGCACAATGGACAAAGACACTAATTCCAGATGTGAAATAATGTAGGTTTAAAAAGAACAAATTACTTTTTTATACAATTCCTGACTGGACATGGTTCATTTAGGTCTTATACATATCACTTAAGGAAAACTGAAGACGATTTATGTATGGAATGTGCGCGACAACACAGAGCATTACATATTTCATTGCAACATTTTCACGATAAACAGCAAAAAATGAGAACAGGTCTAGGAGAGATAACACCGAGAATATAATGACTGTAGCCATGCAAAACGCAGAGAACTTTAGCTTGATAGTAGACCTaataacagaaataataaaaaaaaagaaacttgaGAAAGAGTGAGACAAGATTGGAGATGAGAGAGTGACAGAAGACTGCAAGACTTTTATTCCTTATTATTATGGATATACACGTCCATAAACAGGGAAAAAATATGCTTGAATGGGAGAGGACCCAACACCTTCTCCAAACAAAAGAAGTTATTGCAAGTATTTCAGAAAAAACAGATATTTATAAGACTGAATTTAATTACGAGTATTTTCTGTATGGAGTAtggactttttttttaaacattattgttTGTTAATTATTACAAtgttatttttcctttaaaatggAATATTTACTTCTGAGTTACCTTTTCTTATTTCGTTgtaactaaaaataaaacaaaatgcgaaaaatgttgatttttatttgtttatttatttataacaaattttgaATATTGCAATTATATTGAATCAGCAGATGCTACTATTATAGAAATACACAATGGGTATATAGTTTaagaaaatttatttcattttatttttttcgaaatttttcaTTTTGGGCTTCACATGCCTCACCTGTGtgtttgtttaattatatttcacCCATCCACTGGACGGTTAAATATATCAtagtaattaaaaaacaaaatgtttacaaaacATGAGATTACAACATGGTTTTAATGTAAACCCACCCTTGTACCTTGTACTCCCTACAGGGTGTCTCAAACTTAAcataagaaaaacattttttttcttacatCTGGTATAAGCCCAAAAGAGAAGTTTGAGTAAACCTTTGCCCAACCATGTAAATACCAAAGACAaagtctaaaataataaaaaaattatagctGAATCTATTAATCTGTTCTCGAGAAAATCAACTATCAAAATAAGCCTAATTTTTGGTGGAAACTTTGCTATTAAGtttatacaatttaataaaactaCACTTTACTAATTTTTAATTCAGCCAAATGTTTAATCAGGACAATACTTTTTTTTCTGAAATACTTCAAACAGCAGAAAATATAATTGTTCCTCAATATTGTAGCCACATTTCATATCTAAAATATGGTATACCtacattcaaaaattaaaaaactatattattGAATTTAGTAATAAAGAGCTCAAATAAAAGAAATCGCATGGGTTAAGAGTAGATCAATAATAAATTTCAGAGACTGATAAGATAACTGAAGTAAACATGGTAATAGAGCTCTATTAAGATACATAGATACATACAATCAAATAGCCATTataattgccaacctccgtagggagacatCACACTAAGAAGAAAGAAGATACACAgctgtaattaaaataaaattggtaTGTCAACACATGCTGTTAACTCATAAACCTAACAACTTGCAAACTGCAAAAGAACTACAGAAAAGAGCTGATAAATTCTAAAACACTGAAGATAACCTGGCTGTATAATCCATTTATGGTAATAATACTCAAATAATGATATATATGAGAGAAATTCAACTACCAGTGTATTTAATACATAACATATTATTAGAATGTGGATCTAGGTATTAAAGTCTACAGTTCATATGAAAGATTAGTAGtctgaaaatttaaaaacaatagaaGATGAAAACAACAAGGTAAAATaatgacagatagaaattaatgaTGGGCTTACTTTGTAGAATGTGTTCATATTTATGGTgtgcatatatttttaatatacttgGTACTTTAGGACCATTTTTATAATAATCAGGGTTTTATTCAACACCACAAATTAATCTGAGTAACAAGTTAGTACAAGTAACAACTTAGTAAGTAGAAAGTGTGATATATACAACTATAGGTTATGGCAAGAGATGGAATAAAGAGAGTACTTCGCTAGTGCTTAAAACTTAGCCTAGAATAAAAACTAGAATAAAGAGAATGGTATGAAATGTATAAAGATCGCAGTAGGTCCAAGAGGATGGAAaaagtcaaattattaaaaataaaacattaatttaagtATAACAAATACTATTGACTGTAACTTAGTATATGAAGGCATGGGAATTAAAAtagaaatagataaaatagaaattttttaataattgatttATGATGTAAACATATAATATAATAGGCTTACCTGTAGACTGATGGGTTGATGTTGGCTCAGTGCTACTGTTTGTTACACTGGGAGATAGGTGATGTGATGATAATGGTGTACTAGGATTACTATGATTAAGTCTTGGTGCAGAGGGAGAGTCTTGTGAGGTAGGGCTTTGTCCAGTACTCATATGCCTACTTAATCCAAAAGGCCTATTAGGATCTGCAGGTGAATTTAGAGCTGATGAGGCTCTAGGTGAAGGTAGTGATAAATTCGATGTTGGATTATTTGGAGATGTAGGATTTGGACTTTGTAAAGCTATGGGAACACTGGCAGAACGAGGTGTTTGATGATAAGGAGGGGGAGGTCCTTGTAATCTTGGTCCTGGCCCAGGAACACCTCGAGGCATCACTGCTGGTCCCCCACTTCCGACTGGCATGTTTGGACCAGTACTACCACCACTTACTGGACCCACTGCAACTACAGGACCAGGACCTTGTTTTCTTTTTGGGTCATCATAAAATTGATGTAACTTCTGCCATTCCAACTGCCCACTGTTAGGAGGTGCTGCACCAGGAGGAAGATTTGAGTCAGCTGGTACATTACTTCCTGTTCCAGGAGCATTTCCACCACCAGCACCCCCTGGAACTCCTTCCATACTTTGACTTTCAGGAAAGAGCATTTGTTGCATTTTTCTTATTGTAGCCAATTGTACTTCTCTGTGTTGGCGCTGTTGGGGAGTGAGATTCTCGTCAGGCACTTTGACACCCTGCAATGAGGGCTGAACATTTGCTAAGGAAGGACTGCAAGCATCCATATCAGGCACCACATCAGGTAATCCATTAGAAACAGCAGCATCTAGACCTTCTAAATGATTATTTTTTGTATCCCAGGCTATGTTTGTCTCATCCAGACCTACCATATCATCTAAAGGATCAGGTCCCAAAAAATTGTCCAAGGTAGTTGGAGGTTTAGAGACAAGCCCTGGGCTTCTGGTACAACTTTTATTTTTCATCATTGCTATATTTGAAAGCCACTGGGCTGGATTTTGGCGGTTAAACTGGGTTACTTTAAGTGGGTTTTTTTCTAAGTACTTTTTTGTACCAGGTTGGGCACAATGATAAGCTATTATTGAAGGATATCTACCTTGTATCACTTCTTCTGCACCTGAATTTGCCAATATTGTAGAAAACACAAAGATTTGACTTTGTTGTTGCATGTAGTTTACTTCCATAGAATTGGGTTGCTTATTTATTACATTACTTACTAGGGGTTGCACTCCTTCTGGAGGCTGAGAATGTGAACTGCCTCCAGTAGTAGGCAACCCCAGTCCAAATGCATCTCCTCCTAACTCCCCATCTATACATTCTTCTTTGAGAGGCAGTGCACTAGTATCAGGCCCTGGAACACTTAATGATTCCTCTGAATGCACCTCAGGTTTTCGATCCAATGTTGTTTGTAAAGAACCAGTATTCGTTGAACCAACAATACCCCCATTTTTAGTGATAGGACCTGTACAGGGTTCTTTCTTAACACTAGTCTCTTCTTCCTTTTTAACTCGCACTTCCGTGCTAGCAGTCTCTTTATCTGAACTGCCAGCCTCATCTTTTGTTGTTTCCGAACTCTTTTCGGCTTTTTCCTTGATCATTTCGCACTTTTATCACATACCCCTTCCTTTCATGCTGCACTATCACTACTACCATTCACTTAACTAGTCTCTTTCCAGTATTATAATCTTAGCCCCTGAGATCAACACTATTTATTTATAGTCATTCCTTTTATTTTAATACCACTAATTTATGTTTCACATCACATATGTTCTAATGTTTTTATTTGCATTCcatcattttttattttcatctcttaACCAAATTTGAAGAGACGCATACAGGCTATTTTGGACCTCCATGGCATCGCACAGTTATCCGTTTTCCGATATTTTAagttaatattaaaaaagcttcTAAATGACATCAATTACTTTTGAGATTTTCTCTATTAATCCATTAAAAAAACTTTCAACAAAAATCCTCACATCACAAAATGCCAAACTGTCCATACACGCTGCTACCAACTGAAAAATAGTCAACTGGGTTACAATGCTGCCATCCTTCAGTGACTGAAAATcggtgatttaaaaaaaaagaaatttttgttaaaaaaacggTTGATTGCCTCATGATcgaataaatattgttaaaattgtgTTGTTTTTATGATAagcatataaaaaatattcatattgtTCAAGAGTTAACTATTAAAATTGGTTTTGCGTCTTTTTGTAGTATGTACttgatttaaatgttttttgaGAATTATACATGCAACTATAATACAGACAAGATTTTTTAAAAACCAGAACTTTTGCTTCAAATTTAGTTTTtaactttgtaatttaaaaattgtatcaaacaaaacaatacaagaaaatattttatatacaaatCAAAATCACTAGCCCTACTTAAAAATAGGTGACTGTGGCAGCACTGGTAAACGTCATTACCAATATTTGTTCTTAAAAGTTActaaacaaattcaaaaaaacCTGAAGAAATGTTTGTAAACTAGCATTAAGTAATATCAAAAAACCAAACTACTCattttactatttaaataaaaattaactatAAATCTTAAATTATATAACCAATAAATGAATTGGTAGGTCATTAAAAAGCACTTTCTATAAATACCAATTAAATGAACAAATACTTTAAACCTTTAATTTTCTTTCTATTTGATATATTTGTTGGTATAAAGttagttaaatttattaaaagtctattatcttttataataaaacatattATATGCTTCTACTTTTGCCATCTATCCTAAAAATTGAAAGCTAGCAAGAATTGGTAGAAGAATTCTGTTGCAATACATTTACTGTTGCGATAACTATTAGGAAATTTTAATAacgtataaataaaatattatattgctATTATAGTATACAGTTTAAGTATATTTATCACAGAGACCTACTATAGAATAAACTGGTTTCCAATAATTATTACGAATTCAAATAGGTGTATGCATTTAAAAGCGGCAACTGTGTCTTTGTTTATACTACCTTATTCTCCATTTTCTATCCTTCAATTAAGAATAATTCAAGTAGAATGATAATTCTAACTATACATGATAATTTTGAccccattttaaaat is a window from the Diabrotica undecimpunctata isolate CICGRU chromosome 10, icDiaUnde3, whole genome shotgun sequence genome containing:
- the lgs gene encoding LOW QUALITY PROTEIN: protein BCL9 homolog (The sequence of the model RefSeq protein was modified relative to this genomic sequence to represent the inferred CDS: inserted 3 bases in 3 codons; deleted 1 base in 1 codon; substituted 1 base at 1 genomic stop codon) — protein: MIKEKAEKSSETTKDEAGSSDKETASTEVRVKKEEETSVKKEPCTGPITKNGGIVGSTNTGSLQTTLDRKPEVHSEESLSVPGPDTSALPLKEECIDGELGGDAFGLGLPTTGGSSHSQPPEGVQPLVSNVINKQPNSMEVNYMQQQSQIFVFSTILANSGAEEVIQGRYPSIIAYHCAQPGTKKYLEKNPLKVTQFNRQNPAQWLSNIAMMKNKSCTRSPGLVSKPPTTLDNFLGPDPLDDMVGLDETNIAWDTKNNHLEGLDAAVSNGLPDVVPDMDACSPSLANVQPSLQGVKVPDENLTPQQRQHREVQLATIRKMQQMLFPESQSMEGVPGGAGGGNAPGTGSNVPADSNLPPGAAPPNSGQLEWQKLHQFYDDPKRKQGPGPVVAVGPVSGGSTGPNMPVGSGGPAVMPRGVPGPGPRLQGPPPPYHQTPRSASVPIALQSPNPTSPNNPTSNLSLPSPRASSALNSPADPNRPFGLSRHMSTGQSPTSQDSPSAPRLNHSNPSTPLSSHHLSPSVTNSSTEPTSTHQSTADGMFGRTLQSMAQQKQHISTSTTSCATTPTTGVVKEPNLMPVPSPQQIQYLNTFEGQELIIQKQPNTSLKEGNIISPPVLPTTMDSGFPVTTTDLPHSRVSGSNTPTSMDVGPRFPPTPSEGCRFQIPSPHTPTAVTAGEKPAQRLSGASVLSPQTVPGPNSDPLKTDLFPTPSPHMMDVPRFPGPNASPGAKMGGGFVNLSPQAKPLDMPNYACVRGDNVPLNPNCTSTMSGNPXVSHFDPISSLAQMSQQLTNSVASSLNGQSNQGPPMMNFGSPSMHMMDMGGCHGMNEMDQGSGGMMGMPMQGPPHGFHPNSPMGXIRSLSPKLPGAFPNHMPMPRMIGRPPGPNPYNGANVQVKPNAPNTIQYLPAKSQVGQAPPPRGPPXSDFLTRITTPMNMMDAKMQPQNMQYFSSCGPNNGPMQGGPMPPHMGHMDGPMTQDGPIGPMSMSSHMGNGPGPMGGNMGMPGEXYLMMRGPMRPPMGMRMPQMVFNGPPGGPEPMFNPGPNMGNPSPQMFVSGPKGSPMGIGAPDASQPLPPSMGQNNSFKNSPFVCPTTADPNYAQQFHNFQQQLYATGTRSQMGGQTMGPGPGPPHMQQPPYYNPK